CGAGAGTCTCGGCGTCGGATCCGTGTGGGATGTCGAGCCGCCTGTCCAGCGCATGGGCAGTGAAGACGAGCACCCTGAGGGTGCCAGTGCTCTCGGGACCCGTCCACCCCGGGACCCCGAAGCTGTTGACCCCCTGCACCGCCCCGTTCTCGAGCTCGGGCTCCACCGGGAGGCCGCCGTAGATGCCGGGCGGCTCGGGCGGAAGGTTGTAGAGTATCCAGTGGTGTACGGGTGCACC
This DNA window, taken from Candidatus Fermentibacter sp., encodes the following:
- a CDS encoding YbhB/YbcL family Raf kinase inhibitor-like protein translates to MAFKVTSSAVDSEGYLPGWYSRTTDNSSPPVGWANAPKGTVSIAMTCTETVDGAPVHHWILYNLPPEPPGIYGGLPVEPELENGAVQGVNSFGVPGWTGPESTGTLRVLVFTAHALDRRLDIPHGSDAETLARAMAGSVLATATFTARFMGRG